The stretch of DNA GCAGAGCCTACGCTGCCGCGGCTGTTATAACGTCGATACGCTCCTTGAGCTCCTTACCTACCTTAAAGAAGGGTAACTTCTTGGGTGGAACTGGGATCTTCTCGCCGGTCTTTGGGTTACGACCTTCGTAGGCTCCGTACTCCTTGACTACGAAGCTTCCGAATCCGCGGATCTCTATACGACCACCACTGATCAGGGTATCTCGCATCTTGCGATAAATCAGGTTAACAACCTCCTCTGACTGAATAACGTTGATCTGAGAACGTTGCGAAAGCTTCTCAATAAGTTCTGATTTATTCACGTAAACCCCTATAATTGAATGACCGTTATCTGGTCCTCATTTATTATCCGCCAGTCAAGGCAACCTGAGTAGATGTTCTTCGGCGTCCATGACACATACTCATCTTATAACCTAACCACTTAACAACACGAGTATATAATCAGTATGATGAAACTCTGTCAAAAGTGATTGCATCAATAATCGAATTTATTTTAAGAAAGATATAATTGTGCTATCCTGTATAACACTGGTTGCGCCTGGCTGCTTGGCGGGCGCCGCCCCCTTTTTGACCAGGCACTTAACTTGGCATAATCCTTCCGATGCTTTACCCTAGAATAGCCGATGCCAACCTCCAATAGCCCTACTACATCCAGAACCTCAAAGCCCACCATTATCTCCATCCGGAAGCAGGAGAACAACTTTCAGCGCGCTGAGGTAATTAAGCGCAATCGGGAAAAACGCACCCAACACGCTCAGTTTCTGGTTGAGGGGGTGGCCCAGATCAATATAGCAGTCAAACATGGCTGGCGGGTCTACGCCTTTATCTATGCTGACGATCGCGCCCTCTCCTCCTGGGCAGAGGCCCTGCTGGACTCCAACATAGCAGAGCAGCACTGGGAGCTATCCGCAGATCTATTGGGGGCCCTTAGCGATAAGGACGAGCCATCAGAGCTGCTTGCAATCATTGAGACACGCACCCTTACCCCTAGCGCCATCCAGCCCAAGCAGGACGGCCTGGTGGTTGTTTTTGACCGTCCGAGCAGCCCAGGCAACCTCGGATCATCAATTCGTTCGGCGCACGCCTTTGGCGCAGATGGTATTATCATAACGGGCCATGCCGTAGATATCTACGATCCATTCGTAGTGCGGGGCAGTATGGGAGCGATCTTCGGCATGCCGGTTAGCACGGCACCCTCTCATACCGATGTGCAAGCGTGGGTGGCCGCTGCACGGGCAACGGGATTCAACTACAAGGTCGTGGGTAGCAGCAGCAGGTCAGAGGAACAGCTCTCTCAATGTGCCCTCTCTGGGCCTACCCTGCTTGTACTTGGCAACGAGACGGTTGGCATGTCTCGGGGATACAAGGAGATGTGTGACACAACTGTGACGATCCCAATAGTAGGTGAGCTCTCTTCAATAAATGTTAGCTGCGCAGCCTCTATACTGTTATATGAGGTATCTCGGCAGCGGGCTGCCGATAACCGTGGTGCAAATTAAGTAATTGTCCTAATAAGAAGGTGCCTATGAAACCGATGCCTCACATTATCTCGTACATGACCCCTCTGCCACATTCAATTGAGGCATCCCGATCTATCCAGGAGGCGCGTGCGATCATGAACAGTGAGAGTATTCGTCACCTGCCGGTTGTCTCCGAGGGACAGCTCGTAGGCATGTTATCGGAGCGCGATCTAAAACTTGCGTTTGCAATCGCTGCAACGACCGAGTCTGAGGAGTCCCTGACCGTTGGAGATGTATGCAATCTAGAGGCCCTCGTTGTCGAGTACGATACCCCGATTGATCAGGTACTCCTGCAGCTTTCAGAGCTACGCGTTGGCTCGGCGCTCGTTACCCGTAACGGAAAGCTGGTGGGGATACTAACAACATCGGATATCTTCCGTAGCTTTGCCGAATTTCTAAAGATGGCGTATCCGGACGCGTAAATATTCAGCATGTTTTAGCGTTAATGCTGACTAGTTACATTACAACAACTTAAAGATGCGCTCATTACCAGCGCCTGCGCTGCACAACTGGCCATTACGGACCAGCTCTTCAAGCACACCTAGGATATCAGGCTCCTCACCCTGCACGATCGGTCGTTCCTCCTCTTCGTGAACTACGATCAGGTTGTTGAAATACAGCCCATCCTCAGCCTCAGGGTGGCTAAGGGCCGCTATAATCTGCTTTTTAATTGAAGATGTGTTTGTCATATGGATCTCTCGCTGATTATTCCTCACTAATAACTAGGATACCACTTCTGGACCCCTCCACCAAAGACAGGAAGAGCTATTCATACTTAAAATATCCTAAATATCGGCTAGGACCAATACAATTCTGCAGCCATTCCATCAGGGGTCTATTTGCGGAGCAAATCTGAGGTGAATATTTACAAATTTCATATAGTTGCGGGCATGGTGATTGAAGATACTTATTTAACCATATACCCTACCTCTACATGCAAACACCCAAACCAACCGCCCTCGCCCTTATCCTGGCGATAGTGTACCTAATCTGGCCTATAGATTTAATCCCAGACCTCTTTGGCCCAGTGGGCCGCATAGATGATCTACTTGTGATCGCCTTGGTTGCTTGGCAGGCCTATAAATATGCGCGCGCTCAAAAAACCCCTAACACTGAAAACTCTACTCCCCCCAATATGGAGGAGCACAACAAAGATGCGTATGAGATCTTTGCTCTTCAGAAAGGGGCCTCTAGTTCTGAGATCGAGGCGCGCTATAAGGAGCTGGCGCGCCAATATCATCCCGATAAGGTGGCGCATCTAGGGATTGATCTACAGAAGTTAGCGCATGAGAAGATGATCGAGATCCAGCGCGCCTATGATGAGCTGTTAGCTAAAGCTACCAGAGGTTAATGCGGAACTAAGAATAATGGCGCGCCCGGAGAGGATTGAACTCCCGACCCCAAGTTTAGGAAACTTGTGCTCTATCCAACTGAGCTACGAGCGCCAGCGCCGTGTGCACGATACCAAAATATGCCCCATACGCCAACTAATACGCGGCGCTAGATTAGGGCCCGTTATTTAATCGATTGGGGGTAGAAAACCAGCGGGTTTACAGCAGCGAATCGTCCACTTTCATCCCTGACCCTGGTTTCAAAGTGCAAGTGATTGCCAGT from Pseudomonadota bacterium encodes:
- a CDS encoding CBS domain-containing protein — encoded protein: MKPMPHIISYMTPLPHSIEASRSIQEARAIMNSESIRHLPVVSEGQLVGMLSERDLKLAFAIAATTESEESLTVGDVCNLEALVVEYDTPIDQVLLQLSELRVGSALVTRNGKLVGILTTSDIFRSFAEFLKMAYPDA
- a CDS encoding integration host factor subunit beta translates to MNKSELIEKLSQRSQINVIQSEEVVNLIYRKMRDTLISGGRIEIRGFGSFVVKEYGAYEGRNPKTGEKIPVPPKKLPFFKVGKELKERIDVITAAAA
- a CDS encoding rRNA methyltransferase yields the protein MPTSNSPTTSRTSKPTIISIRKQENNFQRAEVIKRNREKRTQHAQFLVEGVAQINIAVKHGWRVYAFIYADDRALSSWAEALLDSNIAEQHWELSADLLGALSDKDEPSELLAIIETRTLTPSAIQPKQDGLVVVFDRPSSPGNLGSSIRSAHAFGADGIIITGHAVDIYDPFVVRGSMGAIFGMPVSTAPSHTDVQAWVAAARATGFNYKVVGSSSRSEEQLSQCALSGPTLLVLGNETVGMSRGYKEMCDTTVTIPIVGELSSINVSCAASILLYEVSRQRAADNRGAN
- a CDS encoding DnaJ domain-containing protein is translated as MQTPKPTALALILAIVYLIWPIDLIPDLFGPVGRIDDLLVIALVAWQAYKYARAQKTPNTENSTPPNMEEHNKDAYEIFALQKGASSSEIEARYKELARQYHPDKVAHLGIDLQKLAHEKMIEIQRAYDELLAKATRG